A genomic region of Salvelinus alpinus chromosome 12, SLU_Salpinus.1, whole genome shotgun sequence contains the following coding sequences:
- the LOC139536388 gene encoding L-rhamnose-binding lectin CSL3-like — protein MQCDGGKIQIKRANYGRRQHDVCSIGRPNNQLTDTNCLSQSTTSKLAERCGGKSECVVPASNFIFGDPCVGTYKYLDIKYSCVQQQETISSIICEGSDSQLLCDRGEIHIQRANYGRRQHDVCSIGRPQNQLKNTNCLSPSTTSTMAKRCDGERQCIVKVSNSVFGDPCVGTYKYLDVAYTCY, from the exons ATGCAGTGTG ATGGAGGTAAGATTCAAATCAAGCGTGCCAACTATGGTCGTCGTCAACACGATGTGTGTTCCATTGGGCGCCCCAATAACCAACTCACCGACACCAACTGCCTCAGCCAATCCACCACCAGCAAGTTGGCAGAAAG ATGCGGTGGGAAGAGCGAGTGTGTTGTGCCGGCATCCAATTTCATTTTTGGAGACCCCTGTGTCGGGACTTACAAGTACCTGGACATCAAATACTCCTGTGTCCAACAGCAAGAAACAA TAAGCAGCATCATATGTGAAGGCTCTGATTCTCAACTACTATGTG ATCGGGGTGAGATCCATATTCAGCGTGCCAACTATGGTCGTCGTCAACACGATGTGTGTTCCATTGGGCGCCCACAAAACCAACTCAAAAACACCAACTGCCTCAGCCCATCCACCACCAGCACAATGGCAAAAAG GTGTGACGGAGAGCGCCAGTGTATCGTCAAGGTATCCAACTCCGTGTTCGGTGACCCCTGTGTCGGAACCTATAAGTACTTGGATGTGGCTTACACCTGTTACTGA
- the LOC139536383 gene encoding L-rhamnose-binding lectin CSL3-like has translation MRIFRLMVVTLLAAACCTLTDGAISITCEGSDALLQCDGGKIQIKRANYGRRQHDVCSIGRPDNQLTDTNCLSQSTTSKMAERCGGKSECVVPASNFVFGDPCVGTYKYLDIKYSCVQQQETISSIICEGSDSQLLCDRGEIHIQRANYGRRQHDVCSIGRPQNQLKNTKCLSPSTTSTMAKRCDGERQCIVKVSNSVFGDPCVGTYKYLDVAYTCY, from the exons ATGCGCATTTTCAGACTGATGGTGGTCACAT TGCTGGCTGCAGCTTGCTGTACACTAACGGATggag CAATCAGCATCACGTGTGAAGGCTCTGATGCTTTACTGCAATGTG ATGGAGGTAAGATTCAAATCAAGCGTGCCAACTATGGTCGTCGTCAACACGATGTGTGTTCCATTGGGCGCCCCGATAACCAACTCACCGACACCAACTGCCTCAGCCAATCCACCACCAGCAAGATGGCAGAAAG ATGCGGTGGGAAGAGCGAGTGTGTTGTGCCGGCATCCAATTTCGTTTTTGGAGACCCCTGTGTCGGGACTTACAAATACCTGGACATCAAATACTCCTGTGTCCAACAGCAAGAAACAA TAAGCAGCATCATATGTGAAGGCTCTGATTCTCAACTACTATGTG ATCGGGGTGAGATCCATATTCAGCGTGCCAACTATGGTCGTCGTCAACACGATGTGTGTTCCATTGGGCGCCCACAAAACCAACTCAAAAACACCAAGTGCCTCAGCCCATCCACCACCAGCACAATGGCAAAAAG GTGTGACGGAGAGCGCCAGTGTATCGTCAAGGTATCCAACTCCGTGTTCGGCGACCCCTGTGTCGGAACCTATAAGTACTTGGATGTGGCTTACACCTGTTACTGA